The following proteins are co-located in the Ketogulonicigenium robustum genome:
- the addB gene encoding double-strand break repair protein AddB has protein sequence MFDDMPAPRLFGLPPGVDFPAALIAGLRTRMACRPPEDWARVTVYVNTSRMQRRLRSLFDAGGAQILPRIRLVTDLALDPVAADLPLPVPALQRRLELTRLIAQLLDAAPDLAPRSALYDLAESLAGLMDEMQGEGVSPDVIAALDVTDQSGHWQRTLEFLKIISAYFDASAPPDREARQRMVIERLAAHWQDHPPQDPIIIAGSTGSRGATQMLMRAVARLPQGAIVLPGFDFDMPPAAWDAIGDAMAAEDHPQFRFRKIADGLGMAPADIQRWANDNPPDAARNRLISLSLRPAPVTDQWRHEGKDLGDLLTATQHMTLLEAPSPRLEAETIALRLRAALDEGRTAALITPDRMLTRQVAAALDRWSVLPDDSAGQPLPLSPPGRLLRQVARLFGQKLDAESLLALLKHPLAHADAERGQHLLNSHALELFIRGEGMPFPDATALLEWAGHKSAPAHRRAWVEWIISFTSGLASVGAQPLTNHLDLLLDRAANITRGPALWEEAAGRKALAVITDLQLHAPHAGTIPPRDFTAILDGVLRGAEVRNPDAGHPQILVWGTLEARVQGADLVILAGLNEGVWPGTSSADPWLNRALRARAGLLLPERRIGLAAHDYQQAAAAPEVWISRAVRSADAETVAARWVNRLTNLLDGLPAQSGPAALADMRARGAAWLAAANDLSIPKAPTPAAQRPSPRPPISARPQKLSVTAIETLLRDPYAIYARTILRLNALGPLNQSADARLRGTVIHSVFEGFINTGTAPDAPDAAAVLDTIAAQVIDDTCPWPITARQWLAQIRRTAPYFLTTEVERQNIGTPTLMESRGEVPLGVHEFTLSGKADRIDLNDAGEALIYDYKTGDPPSVKAQEFFDKQLLIEAAMVSRGAFEKIGACNVVNATFIGLGSNPKQVPAPLEKLPPPVIWHQLQQLIDAWMQYDRGYTARIAPFAVKHASDYDHLSRFGEWGDSDTPQPEDLA, from the coding sequence CTGTTTGATGACATGCCCGCACCGCGCCTATTCGGCCTGCCGCCGGGGGTTGATTTCCCCGCTGCCCTGATCGCGGGCCTACGCACCCGCATGGCTTGCCGCCCCCCCGAGGATTGGGCCCGCGTCACGGTTTACGTCAACACATCGCGCATGCAGCGGCGCCTGCGCAGCCTGTTCGACGCGGGCGGCGCGCAAATACTGCCGCGCATCCGGCTGGTGACCGATCTGGCACTGGACCCGGTGGCCGCTGATTTGCCGCTGCCCGTTCCCGCACTGCAGCGCCGGCTGGAACTGACGCGGCTGATCGCGCAGTTGCTGGATGCCGCGCCCGACCTTGCCCCGCGTTCGGCGCTGTACGATCTGGCTGAAAGCCTTGCCGGTCTGATGGACGAAATGCAGGGCGAAGGCGTCAGCCCCGATGTCATCGCCGCGCTGGATGTGACCGACCAATCGGGGCATTGGCAGCGCACGCTGGAATTTCTGAAAATCATCAGCGCCTATTTTGACGCATCGGCCCCGCCCGACCGCGAAGCCCGTCAGCGGATGGTCATCGAACGGCTGGCCGCCCATTGGCAGGACCATCCGCCGCAAGACCCAATCATCATCGCAGGCTCGACTGGGTCGCGCGGGGCGACGCAAATGCTGATGCGCGCCGTTGCCCGCCTGCCGCAGGGTGCCATCGTTCTGCCGGGGTTTGATTTCGACATGCCCCCCGCCGCGTGGGATGCGATCGGCGATGCCATGGCCGCCGAAGACCACCCCCAGTTCCGCTTTCGAAAGATAGCTGACGGACTTGGCATGGCCCCTGCCGACATCCAGCGGTGGGCCAACGACAACCCGCCCGACGCCGCGCGCAACCGTCTGATTTCGCTGTCGCTTCGCCCCGCGCCCGTCACCGACCAGTGGCGGCACGAGGGTAAAGATCTGGGCGATCTGCTGACCGCAACGCAGCATATGACGCTGCTAGAGGCGCCATCCCCGCGACTAGAGGCGGAAACCATCGCCCTGCGCCTGCGCGCCGCGTTGGACGAAGGGCGCACCGCCGCGCTGATTACCCCCGACCGGATGCTGACACGACAAGTCGCCGCCGCGCTGGACCGCTGGTCGGTGCTGCCCGATGACAGCGCGGGGCAGCCGCTGCCCCTATCGCCCCCCGGTCGCCTTCTGCGGCAAGTCGCACGGCTGTTCGGCCAAAAGCTGGATGCCGAAAGCCTGCTGGCGCTGCTAAAGCACCCGCTGGCCCACGCCGATGCCGAACGCGGCCAACACTTGCTGAACAGCCACGCGTTGGAACTGTTCATCCGCGGCGAAGGCATGCCGTTTCCCGATGCCACCGCTCTGTTGGAATGGGCTGGCCATAAAAGCGCCCCCGCCCACCGGCGCGCGTGGGTTGAATGGATCATCAGCTTTACCAGCGGGCTGGCTAGCGTCGGCGCGCAGCCCCTGACGAACCATTTGGATCTGCTGCTGGATCGCGCAGCCAATATCACCCGCGGCCCCGCCCTTTGGGAGGAAGCCGCGGGCCGCAAAGCGCTGGCGGTCATCACCGATTTACAGCTGCACGCGCCCCACGCCGGCACGATACCGCCGCGCGATTTTACCGCCATTCTGGATGGGGTCCTGCGCGGGGCCGAGGTGCGCAACCCCGATGCCGGACACCCACAAATTCTGGTTTGGGGCACACTAGAGGCGCGCGTGCAAGGGGCTGATTTGGTCATTTTGGCGGGGTTGAACGAAGGCGTCTGGCCGGGCACCAGCAGCGCCGACCCGTGGCTGAACCGCGCTCTGCGTGCGCGGGCGGGCCTTTTGCTGCCCGAACGGCGCATCGGGCTGGCGGCACACGACTATCAACAAGCCGCCGCAGCGCCCGAGGTCTGGATTTCACGCGCCGTCCGCTCGGCTGATGCCGAAACGGTCGCCGCGCGCTGGGTCAATCGCCTGACCAATTTGCTGGATGGGCTGCCCGCGCAAAGCGGCCCTGCCGCACTGGCGGATATGCGCGCGCGCGGCGCTGCATGGCTTGCCGCCGCAAACGACCTATCGATACCCAAGGCACCCACCCCCGCCGCACAGCGCCCCTCCCCTCGCCCGCCAATTTCGGCGCGGCCGCAGAAGCTGTCGGTCACCGCAATCGAAACACTGCTGCGCGACCCATACGCGATCTATGCCCGTACCATCTTGCGGTTGAACGCACTGGGGCCGCTGAACCAAAGCGCGGATGCGCGGTTGCGCGGCACTGTCATCCACAGCGTGTTCGAAGGGTTCATCAATACCGGCACCGCGCCCGATGCGCCCGATGCCGCTGCGGTACTGGACACCATCGCAGCGCAAGTCATCGACGACACCTGCCCTTGGCCCATCACCGCGCGGCAATGGCTGGCGCAGATCCGTCGCACCGCCCCCTATTTTCTGACGACCGAGGTCGAGCGCCAAAACATCGGCACCCCGACACTGATGGAAAGCCGCGGCGAGGTTCCCCTTGGCGTGCACGAGTTCACTTTGTCCGGAAAAGCCGACCGGATCGACCTGAACGACGCGGGCGAGGCCCTGATTTACGACTACAAAACCGGCGATCCGCCCTCGGTGAAGGCACAGGAATTCTTCGACAAGCAGTTGCTGATCGAGGCCGCTATGGTCAGCCGCGGCGCATTCGAAAAGATCGGCGCTTGCAATGTCGTAAATGCGACATTCATCGGGCTGGGATCGAACCCGAAACAAGTTCCCGCCCCGCTGGAAAAACTGCCGCCGCCCGTCATCTGGCATCAGTTGCAGCAGTTGATCGATGCCTGGATGCAATATGATCGCGGGTACACCGCCCGCATCGCGCCTTTCGCGGTGAAGCACGCCAGCGATTACGACCACCTGTCCCGCTTTGGCGAATGGGGCGACAGCGACACCCCCCAGCCCGAGGATTTGGCATGA
- the hslU gene encoding ATP-dependent protease ATPase subunit HslU, with protein MTDLTPRDIVTALDRHIVGQHDAKRAVAVALRNRWRRNHLDDAMRAEVYPKNILMIGPTGVGKTEISRRLAKLARAPFIKVEATKFTEVGYVGRDVEQIIRDLVDAAIIETREYMRADVRQRAIAAAEDRVLSAVAGENAREQTREMFRQKLRAGELDATEIEIEVPDTSAAPQFEIPGQPGMGGGMMNIGDLFGKAFGQRRVKKRMTVAASHDLLVNDEADKLLDDEVVKAAALKAVQESGIVFIDEIDKVAARAEARGADVSREGVQRDLLPLIEGTTVSTKHGPVKTDHILFIASGAFHVAKPSDLLPELQGRLPIRVELSALSEDDFIRILTDTDNALTRQYTALMATEGVDVTFTPDGIAAIARIAAEVNKTVENIGARRLYTVIERVFEDLSFDAPEQSGQAVQIDAAYVERHLGQLARQSDLSRYVL; from the coding sequence ATGACCGATCTGACCCCCCGCGACATCGTCACCGCGCTTGATCGCCACATTGTGGGCCAACACGACGCCAAACGCGCCGTCGCCGTCGCGCTGCGCAACCGCTGGCGCCGCAACCATCTGGACGATGCGATGCGCGCCGAAGTTTACCCCAAAAACATTCTGATGATCGGCCCGACCGGCGTCGGCAAGACCGAGATTTCGCGCCGTTTGGCCAAGCTGGCCCGTGCGCCCTTCATCAAGGTCGAGGCCACCAAATTCACCGAGGTCGGCTATGTGGGCCGCGATGTCGAGCAGATCATCCGCGATCTGGTCGATGCCGCCATTATTGAGACCCGCGAATACATGCGCGCCGACGTGCGCCAACGCGCGATTGCTGCTGCCGAGGATCGCGTCCTCAGCGCGGTTGCGGGTGAAAATGCGCGCGAGCAAACCCGCGAAATGTTTCGCCAAAAGCTGCGGGCGGGCGAATTGGATGCCACCGAGATCGAGATCGAAGTGCCCGACACCAGCGCCGCCCCGCAGTTTGAAATCCCCGGTCAGCCTGGTATGGGCGGCGGCATGATGAATATCGGCGATTTGTTCGGCAAAGCCTTTGGCCAGCGCCGCGTGAAAAAGCGGATGACCGTCGCCGCCAGCCACGATCTGCTGGTGAATGACGAAGCCGACAAGCTGCTGGACGACGAGGTGGTGAAAGCCGCCGCCCTGAAAGCCGTGCAGGAATCCGGCATCGTCTTTATTGACGAGATCGACAAAGTCGCCGCCCGCGCCGAAGCGCGCGGTGCCGATGTCAGCCGCGAAGGCGTGCAGCGCGACCTGCTGCCCCTGATCGAGGGGACGACCGTTTCGACCAAGCACGGCCCTGTCAAAACCGACCACATCCTGTTCATCGCCTCGGGTGCGTTCCATGTGGCGAAGCCGTCGGACCTGCTGCCCGAATTGCAAGGCCGCCTTCCCATCCGCGTCGAACTGTCGGCGCTGAGCGAGGATGACTTCATCCGCATCCTGACCGACACCGACAACGCGCTGACCCGCCAGTACACCGCCCTGATGGCGACCGAGGGGGTTGATGTGACCTTTACCCCCGACGGGATTGCCGCCATTGCGCGCATTGCGGCCGAAGTGAACAAAACCGTTGAAAACATCGGCGCCCGCCGCCTTTACACCGTGATCGAGCGCGTGTTCGAGGATCTGTCGTTTGACGCGCCCGAACAATCGGGGCAAGCGGTTCAGATCGACGCGGCTTACGTCGAACGGCATCTGGGCCAGTTGGCCCGCCAAAGCGACCTGAGCCGCTATGTGCTTTAA
- the hslV gene encoding ATP-dependent protease subunit HslV yields MSQSDFPGWHGTTIIGVRKGGKVVVAGDGQVSLGQTVIKGTARKVRRLNPGGKPVLVGFAGSTADAFTLLERLERKLEAAPGQLARACVELAKDWRTDKYLQKLEAMLIVTDGDALLVVTGAGDVLEPEHDVAAIGSGGNYALAAARALIPTDLDAEDIARRAMAIAADICVYTNGNITLDQLSAPKNTDLLTA; encoded by the coding sequence ATGTCCCAGAGTGATTTTCCAGGCTGGCATGGCACGACCATTATCGGCGTGCGCAAAGGCGGCAAGGTTGTTGTCGCGGGCGACGGGCAGGTCAGCCTTGGCCAGACCGTCATCAAGGGTACCGCCCGCAAGGTGCGCCGCCTGAACCCGGGCGGCAAGCCCGTGCTGGTCGGCTTTGCCGGATCGACCGCCGATGCTTTTACCCTGCTTGAGCGGCTAGAGCGCAAGCTGGAAGCCGCCCCCGGCCAATTGGCCCGCGCCTGTGTCGAACTGGCGAAAGACTGGCGGACTGATAAATACCTGCAAAAGCTGGAAGCGATGCTGATTGTGACCGATGGCGATGCGCTGCTGGTTGTCACCGGTGCCGGTGACGTGCTGGAGCCTGAACACGATGTCGCCGCCATCGGGTCGGGTGGCAACTACGCCTTGGCCGCAGCCCGTGCGCTGATCCCGACCGATCTGGACGCCGAGGACATCGCCCGCCGTGCCATGGCGATTGCTGCCGACATCTGCGTCTACACCAACGGCAATATCACGCTGGACCAGTTGTCCGCCCCGAAAAACACCGATCTGCTGACTGCATAA
- the addA gene encoding double-strand break repair helicase AddA — MTDLATQRQVQAARPRASTWLSANAGSGKTRVLTDRVARLLLDGVDPQNILCLTYTKAAAAEMQNRLFRSLGLWAMMDDDALQAQLLRLGADNAVDADQLATARRLFAQAMEVPGGLKIQTIHAFCASVLRRFPLEAGITPAFTEMEDRAAELLRQEVAEDMALGADRGLIDDVMRHLGGGSFDDFLATITAKRAHFMGPAFTESASTDALYDALDLPTGTTRADAYAIAVTAADRKLAQDVASVFKGLSKNYESFAAQLQGLSFDAPTADDLATLADLFITKSGEFAGQPKVGRFPQSNHKAAIAAMAPIADEVFEWMERTGAALDRLKALDTLEKSIALDRFARAFVPAYETQKLLRGQLDFDDLIEKTRALLQDSAVAQWVLFRLDGGIDHILVDEAQDTSPRQWQVIAALAQEFAAGDGQRTDRPRTIFVVGDMKQSIYSFQGADPTEFQRMRDDFAARLRDAGDGLNTLALEHSFRSSWAILRLVDAVFTNHQAGLGDKSTHIAFKENLPGRVDLWPPVVASGDAPDLGEWFDPVDLQSPMHPSRILAERVADACADMVAHHWLPSGDGTTRRRVSEGDILILVQRRSAIFGHIIAALKARGLRVAGADRLRIGAELAVRDVMALLKFLSLAEDDLSLAAALKSPLLGFTEQDLFTLAHARPKGAPLWQALRAADAPEVLAILNDLRDHADFLRPYDLINRLLLRHNGRLRLLARLGQEAEDGIDALLSQALAYEEGNIPSLTGFIEWMEADALEIKRQQGSGANQIRVMTVHGSKGLESPIVIMPETEKRRPARDDAFAIHPDGTALWPSSPAPDAVGALRDAARQARNDERLRLLYVALTRAECWLIVCAAGDTGAADDSWYSLVETGLQATGALPALMPGGEGLRLAHLDWMDLHPAPDVATAITLMHPISPDIAAGLAPAMPPISSAQVLSPSDLGGAKVMAGEVDADLHDIALLRGTIVHLLLEHLPQIAPAMRHARGAQLVGLVEDYALAGPPEALVRDAIAILDNPANAALFQPDGLPEVALTADIAGRRFHGIIDRLIVTGDTITAIDFKTNRVAPTAASATPEGVLRQMGAYYAMLRTIYPERVIRVMILWTATGELMDVPPDVAQAALGRALDAAGVGPYL; from the coding sequence ATGACCGATCTTGCAACCCAACGGCAGGTGCAGGCGGCACGCCCGCGCGCCTCGACTTGGCTTTCGGCCAACGCGGGGTCGGGCAAAACGCGCGTTCTGACAGACCGCGTGGCACGGTTGCTGCTGGACGGAGTCGATCCGCAGAATATTCTGTGCCTGACCTACACCAAAGCCGCCGCCGCCGAGATGCAGAACCGCCTGTTCCGCAGCCTCGGGCTGTGGGCGATGATGGATGACGACGCGCTGCAAGCGCAGCTGCTGCGTCTGGGCGCCGACAACGCGGTTGATGCCGACCAATTGGCCACCGCCCGCCGCCTGTTCGCCCAAGCGATGGAGGTTCCGGGCGGGTTGAAAATCCAGACCATCCACGCCTTTTGCGCCTCGGTCTTGCGGCGCTTCCCGCTGGAGGCAGGCATCACCCCCGCCTTCACCGAAATGGAAGACCGCGCCGCCGAGCTGTTGCGCCAAGAGGTGGCCGAGGACATGGCCTTGGGCGCTGATCGCGGCCTGATCGACGACGTGATGCGCCATCTGGGCGGCGGCAGTTTTGACGATTTTCTGGCGACGATCACCGCAAAGCGCGCGCATTTTATGGGGCCAGCTTTCACAGAATCGGCCAGTACCGATGCGCTGTACGACGCGCTGGACCTGCCCACCGGCACAACGCGCGCCGACGCCTATGCCATCGCCGTCACCGCCGCCGACCGCAAACTGGCGCAAGATGTCGCCAGCGTCTTCAAAGGCCTCAGCAAAAACTATGAAAGCTTTGCGGCACAGCTGCAGGGCCTGTCATTCGATGCGCCCACCGCGGATGATCTGGCGACCCTCGCCGATCTGTTCATCACCAAATCAGGCGAATTTGCGGGACAACCCAAAGTCGGCCGCTTTCCCCAATCAAACCACAAAGCCGCCATTGCCGCGATGGCCCCTATCGCAGACGAGGTTTTCGAATGGATGGAGCGAACCGGCGCGGCCCTTGATCGGCTAAAGGCCTTGGACACGCTGGAAAAATCTATCGCGCTGGATCGTTTCGCCCGCGCCTTCGTGCCCGCCTACGAGACGCAGAAGCTGCTGCGTGGGCAGTTGGACTTTGACGATCTGATCGAAAAAACCCGCGCCTTGCTGCAAGATTCGGCTGTGGCGCAGTGGGTGCTGTTCCGGCTGGACGGCGGCATCGACCATATTCTGGTGGACGAGGCACAAGACACATCCCCCCGCCAGTGGCAGGTGATCGCGGCGCTGGCGCAGGAATTTGCCGCAGGCGACGGGCAGCGCACCGACCGGCCGCGCACCATATTCGTGGTCGGCGATATGAAGCAGTCGATCTATTCGTTCCAAGGGGCCGATCCGACCGAATTCCAGCGGATGCGCGACGATTTTGCCGCACGCCTGCGCGATGCGGGCGACGGGCTGAATACGCTGGCGCTAGAGCATTCCTTCCGGTCGTCTTGGGCAATCCTGCGGCTGGTCGACGCGGTATTCACGAACCATCAAGCGGGGTTGGGCGACAAATCCACCCATATCGCATTCAAGGAAAACCTGCCAGGCCGTGTAGACCTGTGGCCGCCCGTGGTCGCATCCGGCGACGCGCCCGATCTGGGCGAGTGGTTCGACCCTGTCGATCTGCAAAGCCCGATGCACCCCAGCCGTATACTGGCCGAACGCGTGGCCGATGCCTGTGCCGATATGGTCGCGCACCACTGGCTGCCCAGCGGCGATGGCACCACGCGTCGCCGTGTCAGCGAAGGCGACATTCTGATTTTGGTGCAGCGCCGATCTGCCATCTTTGGCCATATTATTGCGGCGCTGAAGGCCCGCGGGCTGCGCGTTGCGGGGGCCGACCGCCTGCGCATTGGTGCGGAGCTGGCCGTGCGCGATGTGATGGCACTGCTGAAGTTCCTCAGCCTTGCCGAGGATGATTTGTCGCTGGCCGCCGCACTTAAATCGCCCTTGCTAGGCTTTACCGAACAAGATCTGTTCACGCTGGCCCACGCTCGCCCTAAAGGCGCGCCGCTGTGGCAGGCGCTGCGGGCCGCCGACGCCCCCGAGGTTTTGGCGATCTTGAACGATCTGCGCGACCATGCCGACTTTCTGCGCCCCTACGACCTGATCAACCGCCTGCTGCTGCGCCACAACGGCCGCCTGCGCTTGCTGGCCCGTCTGGGCCAAGAGGCCGAGGACGGGATCGACGCGCTCCTCTCGCAGGCGCTGGCGTACGAGGAAGGCAACATCCCCAGCCTGACGGGTTTTATCGAGTGGATGGAAGCCGACGCGCTAGAGATCAAGCGCCAGCAGGGCAGCGGGGCCAACCAGATCCGCGTGATGACTGTGCATGGCTCGAAGGGGTTGGAATCGCCGATCGTCATCATGCCGGAAACCGAAAAGCGCCGTCCCGCGCGCGACGATGCCTTTGCGATCCACCCCGATGGCACCGCACTTTGGCCCAGCAGCCCCGCGCCTGATGCTGTCGGCGCCCTGCGCGACGCTGCGCGGCAAGCCCGCAACGACGAACGCCTGCGCCTGTTGTATGTCGCCCTGACCCGCGCCGAATGTTGGCTGATCGTGTGCGCGGCGGGCGACACCGGCGCGGCGGATGATAGCTGGTATAGTTTGGTCGAAACCGGCCTGCAGGCCACAGGTGCGCTGCCCGCCCTGATGCCCGGCGGCGAAGGTCTGCGGCTGGCGCATTTGGACTGGATGGACCTGCACCCCGCCCCCGATGTGGCCACCGCCATAACCCTTATGCACCCGATCAGCCCCGACATCGCAGCGGGCCTGGCCCCCGCGATGCCACCCATCAGCAGCGCGCAGGTGCTCAGCCCATCCGACTTGGGCGGTGCCAAGGTGATGGCGGGCGAGGTGGACGCCGATCTGCATGACATCGCCTTGCTGCGCGGCACGATTGTGCACCTGCTATTGGAACATCTGCCGCAAATCGCGCCCGCAATGCGCCATGCACGCGGTGCACAACTGGTGGGTCTGGTCGAGGATTACGCCCTTGCCGGCCCGCCCGAGGCGCTGGTGCGCGATGCCATCGCCATTTTGGATAACCCCGCGAACGCCGCCCTATTCCAACCCGATGGCCTGCCAGAAGTCGCCCTGACCGCCGATATTGCGGGACGCCGCTTTCACGGGATCATCGACAGGTTGATTGTGACGGGTGACACCATCACAGCAATCGATTTCAAAACGAACCGCGTTGCCCCCACGGCCGCCAGCGCCACCCCCGAAGGCGTCTTGCGCCAAATGGGCGCCTATTATGCGATGCTGCGGACGATCTATCCCGAACGCGTGATAAGGGTCATGATCCTCTGGACAGCGACGGGCGAACTGATGGATGTTCCCCCCGATGTGGCCCAAGCCGCCCTTGGCCGCGCCCTTGACGCTGCGGGGGTGGGTCCCTACCTCTAA
- the tsaE gene encoding tRNA (adenosine(37)-N6)-threonylcarbamoyltransferase complex ATPase subunit type 1 TsaE, which translates to MEQNIALRTETDTAALAAHFAALLHAGDVLLLEGQIGAGKSFFARALIRARLQNPHEDVPSPTFTLVQTYDADVQIWHSDLYRLTHPDEVIELGLTDAFADAICLIEWPDRLGSLTPAHALTLSFAALPDGTHRVAISGDATWEARLAV; encoded by the coding sequence ATGGAACAGAACATCGCGCTGCGCACCGAAACCGATACCGCCGCCTTAGCCGCCCATTTTGCCGCGCTTTTGCACGCCGGCGACGTTCTGCTGCTGGAGGGACAGATTGGGGCCGGAAAGTCATTTTTCGCCCGCGCCCTGATCCGCGCGCGTCTGCAAAATCCGCACGAGGATGTGCCCTCGCCCACCTTCACGCTGGTGCAAACCTATGATGCGGATGTGCAAATCTGGCACAGCGACCTCTACCGCCTGACCCACCCAGACGAGGTGATCGAGCTGGGCTTGACGGATGCTTTCGCCGACGCGATCTGCCTGATCGAATGGCCCGACCGTTTGGGCAGCCTGACCCCCGCCCACGCCCTGACGCTGTCTTTTGCTGCGCTGCCCGATGGCACCCACCGCGTGGCAATCAGCGGCGATGCAACATGGGAGGCCCGCCTTGCTGTTTGA
- a CDS encoding nucleoside hydrolase — MAQDRHAIIIDTDPSPDDAVTFLMALGSPDEIDLLAITTVGGNVPLHYTTRNALMALELVNRTDVPVYKGAAGPLMVPLETAEHVHGRTGFDGYDLPEPKATAAVGFAPEKIVELVMARPAGTVTLACLAPLTNIALAMLLEPKLAAHLKGIVMMGGARTEGGNITPAAEYNIYADPEAAWRVLHSGTPIAMIPLDCTHKALTTKARMDALRAYPQPHIEPFYHLLIANKAYNSKQDGTDGGPLHDPTVVAYILRPEIFAGRHVNVEIALQAPTRGMTVVDWRSVTGKPANVTYLPDIDADAYYALVWERLATAYRPA; from the coding sequence ATGGCCCAAGATCGTCACGCAATTATCATTGATACCGACCCGTCCCCCGATGATGCCGTCACTTTCTTGATGGCGCTGGGGTCGCCCGATGAAATCGACCTGCTGGCGATTACCACCGTTGGGGGGAATGTGCCGCTGCATTACACCACCCGTAACGCATTGATGGCGTTGGAATTGGTCAACCGCACCGATGTGCCCGTCTACAAGGGCGCCGCAGGCCCGCTGATGGTGCCGCTGGAAACGGCCGAGCATGTCCACGGTCGCACCGGCTTTGACGGCTACGACCTGCCCGAGCCGAAGGCGACGGCTGCCGTAGGCTTTGCCCCCGAAAAGATTGTCGAACTTGTGATGGCCCGCCCCGCCGGGACTGTCACGCTGGCCTGCCTTGCGCCGCTGACCAACATCGCGCTGGCCATGCTGCTGGAACCGAAGCTGGCGGCCCACCTGAAGGGTATCGTCATGATGGGCGGGGCGCGCACTGAAGGCGGCAACATCACGCCCGCTGCCGAATACAACATCTACGCCGACCCCGAGGCCGCATGGCGCGTGCTGCATAGCGGCACGCCCATCGCGATGATCCCGCTGGATTGCACCCACAAGGCGCTGACGACCAAAGCCCGCATGGATGCCCTGCGCGCCTATCCGCAGCCGCATATCGAGCCGTTCTACCACCTGCTGATCGCGAACAAGGCCTATAATTCCAAGCAAGACGGGACCGATGGCGGCCCGCTGCACGACCCGACCGTTGTGGCCTACATCTTGCGCCCCGAGATTTTCGCGGGTCGTCATGTGAATGTAGAAATTGCGCTGCAGGCCCCGACGCGCGGTATGACCGTTGTCGACTGGCGCAGCGTGACCGGCAAACCCGCAAACGTCACATACCTGCCCGATATTGATGCTGACGCCTATTACGCGCTGGTCTGGGAACGTTTGGCCACAGCCTATCGTCCTGCCTAA
- the trxA gene encoding thioredoxin yields the protein MSQNTLAVTDASFEQDVVNSDVPVVVDFWAEWCGPCRMIGPSLEELAAEYGGNVKVAKINVDENQAVAAALGVRGIPALFIFKDGKVVSNRAGAAPKAALKAWIDQSV from the coding sequence ATGTCGCAAAATACCCTAGCCGTCACCGACGCCAGCTTTGAACAAGACGTCGTCAATTCGGACGTGCCCGTCGTCGTCGACTTTTGGGCGGAATGGTGTGGCCCCTGCCGCATGATCGGCCCATCGCTGGAAGAACTGGCGGCCGAATACGGCGGCAACGTCAAAGTCGCCAAAATCAACGTTGATGAAAACCAAGCCGTCGCTGCGGCCCTTGGGGTGCGGGGCATCCCTGCGCTGTTCATCTTCAAAGACGGCAAGGTTGTATCGAACCGCGCCGGCGCAGCCCCCAAGGCCGCGCTGAAAGCGTGGATCGACCAGTCGGTCTAA